Proteins encoded in a region of the Roseateles sp. SL47 genome:
- the mmsA gene encoding multiple monosaccharide ABC transporter ATP-binding protein, giving the protein MAEAIPMPAARAPEAAAPLLELRGITKRFHGVTALENVHLKVHPGEIHALVGENGAGKSTLMKVVSGVYPHPDYDGEIHFEGEERRFGGIVDSESLGIIIIHQELALVPQLSIAENLFLNHEPARLGVIDRMAMFRRARDLLARVGLRESPDTRVADLGIGQQQLVEIAKALAKSVRLLILDEPTASLNESDSEALLDRLMELRAQGIACILISHKLNEITRVADRLTVLRDGRSITTMDCRHEPVSEERIIQAMVGRDLADRYPRRTPKIGEMLFELKDWRAFHPVQAGREVVRGINLTVRRGEIVGIAGLMGAGRTELAMSVFGRSYGRRVSGTALMDGQPVDVSTVPKAISAGLAYVTEDRKGLGLLLNESIACNTSLANLPGVSRAGVLDAGREHSVAQDYRRQLATRCRDVAQQAVHLSGGNQQKVVLAKWLFSKPRLLILDEPTRGIDVGAKFEIYSLIAQLAESGCGILMISSEMPELLGMCDRMYVMNEGRMVAELDAAEASQERIMGAIVGARELLHA; this is encoded by the coding sequence ATGGCTGAAGCGATCCCCATGCCTGCGGCGCGTGCGCCGGAGGCTGCCGCGCCGCTGCTGGAGCTGCGCGGCATCACCAAACGCTTTCATGGCGTGACCGCGCTGGAGAATGTGCACCTCAAGGTACACCCCGGCGAGATCCACGCTCTGGTGGGCGAAAACGGTGCCGGTAAATCGACGTTGATGAAGGTGGTCAGCGGGGTCTACCCGCACCCCGACTATGACGGCGAGATTCATTTTGAAGGCGAGGAGCGCCGTTTCGGCGGCATTGTCGACAGTGAATCGCTGGGCATCATCATCATCCACCAGGAGCTGGCCCTGGTGCCGCAGCTCTCCATTGCGGAGAACCTGTTTCTCAACCATGAGCCAGCCCGGCTGGGCGTGATTGATCGCATGGCCATGTTCCGCCGTGCGCGGGACCTGCTGGCCCGTGTCGGGCTGCGCGAGTCGCCCGACACGCGGGTGGCGGACCTGGGCATTGGCCAGCAGCAGCTGGTGGAAATCGCCAAGGCCTTGGCGAAATCCGTGCGGCTGCTGATTCTGGACGAGCCCACCGCCAGCCTGAATGAATCGGACAGCGAAGCATTGCTGGACCGGTTGATGGAGCTGCGGGCGCAGGGCATTGCCTGCATCCTCATTTCGCACAAGCTCAACGAGATCACCCGCGTGGCGGACCGTCTCACCGTGCTGCGCGACGGCCGCTCCATCACCACGATGGACTGCCGTCATGAACCGGTGAGTGAAGAACGCATCATCCAGGCCATGGTCGGCCGCGATCTGGCGGACCGGTATCCCCGCCGGACGCCCAAGATCGGCGAGATGCTGTTTGAACTGAAGGATTGGCGCGCCTTCCATCCGGTGCAAGCCGGGCGGGAAGTGGTGCGCGGCATCAATCTGACGGTGCGCCGCGGCGAGATCGTTGGCATTGCAGGCCTGATGGGGGCAGGGCGTACCGAGCTCGCCATGAGCGTGTTCGGTCGCAGCTACGGGCGCCGTGTCTCCGGCACCGCCTTGATGGATGGCCAGCCGGTGGACGTGTCCACCGTGCCCAAAGCCATCAGCGCGGGTCTGGCCTATGTCACCGAGGACCGCAAGGGCCTCGGTCTACTCCTGAATGAATCGATTGCCTGCAACACCAGCCTGGCGAATCTGCCCGGCGTCTCGCGCGCCGGGGTGCTGGATGCCGGGCGCGAACATTCGGTGGCGCAGGACTATCGCCGCCAACTGGCTACCCGCTGCCGCGACGTGGCCCAGCAGGCGGTGCATCTATCCGGCGGCAATCAGCAGAAGGTGGTGCTGGCCAAGTGGCTGTTCTCCAAGCCCCGGCTGCTGATCCTGGACGAGCCGACCCGCGGCATTGACGTGGGTGCCAAGTTCGAGATCTACAGCCTCATCGCACAACTGGCCGAGAGCGGCTGCGGCATTCTGATGATCTCTTCAGAAATGCCCGAGCTGCTGGGCATGTGCGACCGGATGTATGTGATGAATGAAGGGCGCATGGTGGCTGAATTGGATGCCGCCGAAGCCTCACAGGAAAGAATCATGGGTGCCATCGTTGGCGCCCGGGAGTTACTCCATGCATGA
- the mmsB gene encoding multiple monosaccharide ABC transporter permease, whose amino-acid sequence MHDPLTAPINGAPPVRTAPPPAPRGPSQGGIAHFVKRHLRDYGMLITLVAIMGLFQVLTDGTLLQPLNLTNLVLQNSYIVIMALGMLLVIVAGHIDLSVGSVCGFIGALAAVLMVNYNWPPFPAAMVCLVAGAIIGAAQGWFVAYLGIPSFIVTLAGMLVFKGLALALLQGQSLGPFPDSFQALSAGFLPELFNQEDPWPTTLGLGLLLSVTAVVVAWRHRSAGLMHGMDVEPGPIFLLRQTVIVGGVLAMSWLLASYKGLPTVMVVMVVLTLVYDFIAGRTTLGRRVYAVGGNEKAARLSGVRTERVAFLTFVNMGALAALAGLVFAARLNTASPKAGLGFELDVIAACFVGGASASGGVGKIMGAVIGAFVMGVMNNGMSILGIGIDYQQVIKGLVLLAAVFVDVYNKRK is encoded by the coding sequence ATGCATGACCCACTGACGGCACCGATCAACGGTGCCCCCCCCGTGCGTACGGCCCCGCCGCCCGCGCCTCGCGGCCCTTCGCAGGGCGGCATCGCTCATTTCGTGAAGCGTCATCTGCGTGACTACGGCATGCTGATCACGCTGGTGGCCATCATGGGCCTGTTCCAGGTGCTCACCGACGGCACCTTGCTGCAGCCGCTGAACCTGACCAACCTGGTGCTGCAGAACAGCTACATCGTCATCATGGCGCTGGGCATGCTGCTGGTGATCGTGGCGGGGCATATCGACCTCTCCGTGGGCTCGGTCTGCGGCTTCATCGGCGCGTTGGCGGCGGTGTTGATGGTGAATTACAACTGGCCGCCCTTTCCGGCGGCCATGGTCTGCCTGGTGGCGGGGGCCATCATCGGTGCCGCCCAGGGCTGGTTTGTGGCTTACCTGGGCATTCCGTCCTTTATCGTGACCCTGGCCGGCATGCTGGTCTTCAAGGGGTTGGCGCTGGCGCTGCTGCAGGGGCAGTCGCTGGGCCCATTCCCGGACTCGTTCCAGGCGCTGAGCGCCGGCTTCCTGCCGGAACTTTTCAATCAGGAAGATCCGTGGCCCACCACGCTGGGCCTGGGTCTGCTGCTGTCGGTCACCGCCGTGGTGGTGGCATGGCGACATCGCAGTGCGGGCCTGATGCACGGCATGGATGTCGAGCCTGGCCCGATCTTCCTGCTGCGCCAAACCGTGATTGTGGGCGGCGTGCTGGCCATGAGTTGGCTGCTGGCCTCCTACAAAGGCCTGCCGACGGTGATGGTGGTCATGGTGGTGCTGACGCTGGTGTATGACTTCATTGCCGGCCGGACCACGCTGGGCCGCCGCGTGTATGCGGTGGGCGGCAATGAAAAGGCGGCGCGCTTGTCCGGTGTTCGCACTGAACGGGTGGCCTTTCTCACCTTCGTGAACATGGGCGCATTGGCGGCGCTGGCTGGGCTGGTGTTTGCGGCGCGTTTGAACACCGCGTCTCCCAAGGCCGGTCTTGGCTTTGAGCTGGATGTCATTGCCGCATGCTTCGTGGGCGGAGCGTCGGCCTCGGGCGGCGTGGGCAAGATCATGGGGGCCGTGATTGGCGCCTTTGTGATGGGCGTGATGAACAACGGCATGTCCATCCTGGGCATTGGCATTGATTACCAGCAGGTGATCAAGGGCCTGGTGCTGCTGGCCGCCGTGTTCGTGGATGTCTACAACAAGCGGAAGTAA
- a CDS encoding porin produces the protein MSQHYPNDAGQSAVSSSFHPCARSEPGVVAASTLAVFAALVALGPLSAPAHADSGITLYGSFDVGVDQIKKSQGNVQGTLFSVSGGRQLTNEVAAPATSTSRMSTSLTRQSYLGFKGNEDLGGGYQAKFQLEGGFTPDAGTISNDGRFFGRVAWVGLTTPVGEFRLGRQAAPMLVAYYFNSVERLGSTDILGAGVTVNNLQVYQDNMASYTLAKGPWLAQLSYTPNGGVGTRVSASRSPASNANTGQIIGGANAGTEDGSGRGKSVGAMVVYTESDLTLVGSYHRNHFGVPFGIASAQGYVPLFNVERFTSYMVGSKYRIASTGTELAGNFYGAQFKESGNIDPRITSISFAVKQAVRWIDLIAQVSDNRFNNFTHGKNLAYTLGAEYNLSKRTAVYVRYAQVEDKRGDIVRSPLNPALTLAGGPTTLLLPMGALEIPVLSGAGTQMDATTRLFGLGLRHAF, from the coding sequence ATGTCGCAGCATTACCCCAACGACGCCGGCCAGAGCGCCGTTTCTTCATCATTTCACCCTTGTGCTCGGTCCGAGCCAGGCGTTGTTGCTGCCAGCACGCTGGCCGTATTCGCAGCACTTGTCGCACTCGGCCCCCTCTCGGCGCCCGCTCATGCCGACTCCGGCATCACGCTGTACGGCTCCTTCGACGTCGGTGTGGACCAGATCAAAAAGAGCCAGGGCAATGTCCAGGGTACCTTGTTCAGCGTCAGTGGCGGTCGTCAACTGACCAATGAAGTGGCCGCTCCAGCGACGTCGACCTCCCGCATGTCCACCAGCCTGACCCGGCAGTCCTACCTCGGCTTCAAGGGCAATGAGGATCTGGGCGGCGGTTATCAGGCCAAATTCCAGCTCGAAGGCGGTTTCACGCCAGACGCCGGGACCATCAGCAATGACGGCCGCTTCTTCGGCCGCGTGGCCTGGGTGGGCCTGACGACGCCCGTCGGGGAATTCCGCCTGGGTCGCCAGGCCGCGCCGATGCTGGTGGCCTACTACTTCAACAGCGTTGAGCGGCTTGGCTCCACCGACATCCTCGGCGCTGGTGTGACGGTTAACAACCTGCAGGTCTATCAAGACAATATGGCCAGCTACACCCTGGCCAAGGGCCCTTGGCTGGCACAGCTGTCCTACACCCCCAACGGCGGCGTCGGCACCCGCGTGAGTGCGTCCCGCTCACCCGCTTCCAATGCCAATACCGGCCAGATCATCGGCGGCGCCAATGCCGGTACCGAAGACGGCTCCGGCCGCGGCAAATCAGTGGGAGCGATGGTCGTCTATACCGAATCCGACCTCACGCTGGTGGGCAGTTATCACCGCAATCACTTCGGTGTTCCGTTTGGCATTGCGTCGGCGCAGGGCTACGTACCGCTGTTCAATGTCGAGCGTTTCACCAGCTACATGGTCGGCAGTAAATACCGGATTGCCAGCACCGGAACGGAGTTGGCCGGGAATTTCTATGGCGCCCAGTTCAAGGAATCGGGCAACATCGACCCACGCATCACTTCCATCAGCTTTGCGGTGAAGCAGGCGGTCCGCTGGATCGACCTGATCGCCCAGGTCAGCGACAACCGCTTCAACAATTTCACCCACGGAAAAAACCTGGCCTACACGTTGGGAGCGGAATACAACCTGTCCAAGCGCACCGCCGTCTATGTGCGTTATGCGCAGGTGGAAGACAAGCGGGGCGATATCGTCCGCAGCCCGCTGAACCCGGCGCTCACGCTGGCGGGCGGCCCGACGACGCTGCTGCTGCCGATGGGCGCGCTGGAGATCCCGGTGCTGTCCGGTGCGGGCACGCAGATGGACGCCACCACGCGACTGTTCGGCCTCGGGCTGAGGCACGCGTTCTAA
- a CDS encoding LacI family DNA-binding transcriptional regulator: MNTSAKPRKPGHAATLADVGRAAGVSAMAASAVLNGARTSARISDETRERILEAARLLNYRPNATARALTSRRMNTLGLATTLKREELNQYFLEVFSGVMEAGAELGQNTTVFALEDWHREAARIPALCDGRIDGLILLAPQLDEQEAQRLPDHTPILSIHSNVLIPGVINLEPDDEAGAQAMVTRLLGMGHRRILHLAGPDHSLGARRRVQGYLRAHALAGMEPPANHVVEGEFTAESGRRRLEQWLDSHRGEELPHAIFAGNDSIAIGCLDVLSARGLQVPHQISLVGFDDTQLARSARLATVRQPLRDLGQRAARLLVASVDAKLGEGPPPEITNVVLPTELVDGATLGAPRSGALPIT; encoded by the coding sequence ATGAACACGTCCGCCAAGCCCCGCAAACCCGGCCATGCCGCCACCCTGGCCGATGTAGGCCGGGCTGCCGGGGTGTCGGCGATGGCGGCCTCCGCCGTACTCAACGGCGCGCGCACCTCCGCCCGGATCAGCGACGAAACCCGTGAGCGCATCCTGGAAGCGGCCCGGTTGCTGAACTACCGCCCCAACGCCACCGCACGCGCGCTCACCAGCCGCCGCATGAATACCCTGGGGTTGGCCACGACGCTCAAGCGCGAAGAACTGAACCAGTACTTTCTGGAGGTCTTCAGCGGGGTGATGGAGGCCGGCGCCGAGTTGGGCCAGAACACCACCGTGTTTGCCCTGGAGGACTGGCACCGCGAGGCCGCCCGGATTCCGGCGCTCTGCGATGGGCGTATTGATGGGCTGATCCTGCTGGCACCGCAGCTGGACGAACAGGAAGCCCAGCGGCTTCCGGATCACACGCCTATCTTGTCCATCCATAGCAACGTCCTGATCCCAGGCGTCATCAACCTGGAGCCGGACGACGAGGCCGGTGCACAGGCCATGGTGACCCGGCTGCTCGGCATGGGCCATCGTCGAATCCTGCATCTGGCCGGGCCCGACCATTCCCTGGGCGCCCGGCGCCGCGTGCAGGGCTATCTCCGGGCCCATGCGCTCGCCGGGATGGAGCCGCCCGCAAACCATGTGGTGGAAGGGGAATTCACCGCCGAGTCCGGGCGACGCCGGCTGGAGCAGTGGCTGGACAGCCATCGCGGCGAGGAATTGCCGCACGCCATCTTTGCAGGCAACGACTCCATCGCCATCGGGTGCCTGGACGTGCTGTCCGCCCGGGGGCTGCAGGTGCCGCATCAGATTTCGTTGGTGGGTTTCGATGACACCCAACTGGCCCGGTCCGCACGGCTGGCGACCGTGCGTCAGCCGTTGCGAGACCTCGGTCAACGCGCGGCGCGGTTGCTGGTGGCCAGTGTGGATGCCAAGCTGGGGGAAGGCCCTCCCCCCGAAATCACGAACGTGGTGCTGCCCACCGAGCTGGTGGACGGTGCCACGCTGGGGGCGCCGCGCTCGGGCGCCCTTCCCATCACCTGA
- the xylA gene encoding xylose isomerase — MSRYFDSIAPIRYQGPDANEALAFRHYDKDRVVLGKRMEEHLRFAVCYWHSFCWNGLDPFGGNTFERPWFQGGSPMELALMKADAAFDFFSKLGVPYYCFHDRDVAPEGASPRESHEHLMRMVDVLGEHQQRTGVKLLWGTANLFSHRRFMAGAASNPAPEIFAMAALQVRDAMDATLRLGGENYVLWGGREGYETLLNTKVAQELDQLGRFLSMVVDYKHRKGFKGTILLEPKPREPSKHQYDFDTATVYGFLTRYGLEKEVKVNIEANHATLSGHSFEHEIAVAAALGILGSIDMNRGDPQLGWDTDQFPNNVPEIALALYHILQAGGLGSGGLNFDAKVRRQSLDAEDLFHGHIGGMDVCARGLLVAEQMIQDGRLAEALQQRYAGWAQPEGRDILEGRRSLEQLADQVLARNVDVAPRSGRQEFLENLVNRFCGA; from the coding sequence ATGAGCCGCTACTTCGACTCCATCGCGCCCATCCGCTACCAAGGCCCCGACGCCAACGAAGCGCTGGCCTTCCGCCATTACGACAAGGACCGCGTCGTGCTGGGCAAGCGGATGGAGGAGCACCTGCGCTTTGCCGTGTGCTATTGGCACAGCTTCTGCTGGAACGGCCTCGACCCGTTTGGTGGCAACACCTTCGAGCGCCCCTGGTTCCAGGGCGGGTCACCGATGGAACTGGCGCTCATGAAGGCCGATGCGGCCTTTGATTTCTTCAGCAAGCTCGGGGTGCCTTACTACTGCTTCCATGACCGTGACGTCGCCCCCGAAGGCGCCTCCCCGCGTGAAAGCCATGAGCATCTGATGCGCATGGTCGACGTGCTGGGTGAACACCAGCAACGCACCGGGGTCAAGCTGCTGTGGGGCACGGCCAACCTGTTCAGCCACCGCCGCTTCATGGCTGGCGCCGCCAGCAATCCGGCCCCTGAGATCTTTGCCATGGCGGCCTTGCAGGTACGCGACGCCATGGACGCCACCCTGCGCCTGGGCGGCGAAAACTACGTGCTGTGGGGCGGCCGGGAGGGTTATGAAACCCTGCTGAACACCAAGGTGGCGCAGGAACTCGACCAACTGGGCCGCTTCCTCTCCATGGTGGTGGACTACAAGCATCGCAAGGGCTTCAAGGGCACCATCCTGCTGGAACCCAAGCCGCGTGAGCCGTCCAAGCATCAATACGACTTCGACACCGCCACCGTCTACGGCTTCCTCACCCGCTACGGGCTGGAAAAAGAGGTGAAGGTGAACATCGAGGCCAACCATGCCACTTTGTCCGGCCACTCCTTCGAGCATGAGATTGCCGTGGCTGCCGCGCTGGGCATTCTGGGCAGCATCGACATGAATCGCGGCGACCCGCAACTCGGCTGGGACACCGACCAGTTCCCCAACAACGTGCCGGAGATTGCCCTCGCGCTGTATCACATCCTCCAGGCGGGCGGTCTGGGCAGTGGCGGGTTGAACTTCGACGCCAAGGTACGCCGCCAGTCTCTGGACGCGGAAGACCTGTTCCATGGCCACATCGGGGGCATGGATGTCTGCGCGCGTGGGCTGCTGGTGGCGGAACAGATGATCCAGGACGGCCGCTTGGCCGAGGCGCTGCAGCAACGGTATGCCGGCTGGGCGCAGCCCGAGGGCCGCGACATTCTGGAGGGCCGTCGCAGCCTGGAACAGCTGGCCGACCAGGTGCTGGCCCGGAATGTGGACGTGGCGCCCCGGTCGGGTCGGCAGGAGTTCCTGGAGAACCTGGTGAACCGGTTCTGCGGGGCCTGA
- the xylB gene encoding xylulokinase — MYLGIDLGTSEVKLLLLDADGQACGRTSAPLTVQRPHPRWSEQDPASWWAATEQAVASLRAAAPQAWAQVRAIGLSGQMHGAVLLDHQERVLRPAILWNDGRSFAECADLTRAAPALADIAGNLAMPGFTAPKLLWVQKHEPQHFSATATVLLPKDYLRLLLTGDKVTDPSDAAGTLWLDVASRDWSDTLLAACGLCRDQMPRVVESNQPGGTLRPEVARAWGLSAEVIVAGSAGDNAASAIGIGATRPGEGFLSMGTSGVLFVVNDRYRPNPASAVHAFCHALPGRWHQMSVMLSAASALRWFCGFSGVADEAALLAEVQALPDHELATAPLFLPYLAGERTPHNDPFASGVLHGLTHDSTRAHGGYAVLEGVAFGMADGLAALQAAGTRVQELSFVGGGSRSAYWAQLMADVLGVDIVRHADADAGGALGAARLAWMADGGEETQVCPRPPVSDRFSPRPQRSQVLAARLARFRAFYQQQRDLPPLPSPADDPTGRAH, encoded by the coding sequence ATGTATCTCGGAATTGATCTGGGCACCTCTGAAGTCAAGCTGCTGCTGCTTGATGCCGATGGCCAGGCCTGCGGCCGCACCAGCGCGCCGCTGACCGTGCAGCGGCCACATCCGCGCTGGTCTGAACAGGACCCCGCCAGTTGGTGGGCCGCCACTGAACAGGCCGTGGCCAGCCTGCGCGCGGCAGCACCGCAAGCCTGGGCGCAGGTGCGTGCCATCGGGCTGTCCGGCCAGATGCATGGCGCGGTGCTGCTGGACCATCAGGAACGTGTGCTGCGTCCTGCCATCTTGTGGAATGACGGTCGCAGCTTTGCGGAATGTGCGGACCTCACCCGTGCCGCGCCAGCGCTGGCCGACATTGCCGGCAACCTGGCCATGCCCGGCTTTACGGCGCCCAAGCTGCTCTGGGTGCAAAAACATGAGCCGCAGCACTTCAGCGCCACGGCAACCGTGCTGCTGCCCAAGGACTATCTGCGCCTGCTGCTGACCGGCGACAAGGTCACCGACCCGTCCGATGCCGCCGGCACGTTGTGGCTGGACGTGGCGTCACGTGATTGGTCGGACACCTTGCTGGCCGCGTGCGGCCTGTGCCGTGACCAGATGCCCCGGGTGGTGGAAAGCAACCAGCCCGGCGGCACCCTGCGCCCTGAGGTGGCCCGTGCCTGGGGCTTGTCCGCAGAGGTCATCGTGGCGGGCAGCGCCGGCGACAACGCCGCCAGTGCCATCGGCATCGGCGCGACCCGCCCGGGCGAAGGCTTCCTTTCGATGGGCACCTCGGGGGTCTTGTTCGTGGTGAATGATCGCTACCGGCCCAATCCGGCTTCGGCCGTGCATGCGTTTTGCCATGCCCTGCCCGGCCGGTGGCATCAGATGAGTGTGATGCTCTCGGCCGCGAGCGCCCTGCGCTGGTTCTGCGGTTTCAGTGGCGTGGCCGATGAAGCCGCCCTGCTGGCCGAGGTGCAGGCGCTGCCGGACCATGAGTTGGCCACCGCGCCTCTGTTCCTGCCCTACCTGGCGGGCGAGCGCACCCCGCACAACGACCCGTTTGCCAGCGGCGTCCTGCACGGTCTCACGCACGACAGCACACGCGCCCATGGCGGCTATGCGGTGCTGGAAGGTGTGGCCTTTGGTATGGCCGATGGCCTTGCAGCATTGCAGGCGGCCGGCACCCGCGTGCAGGAGCTGTCCTTTGTAGGCGGCGGATCGCGCAGCGCCTACTGGGCCCAGTTGATGGCCGACGTGCTGGGCGTGGACATCGTGCGCCATGCTGACGCTGATGCCGGCGGTGCCCTTGGGGCCGCCCGGCTGGCCTGGATGGCGGATGGGGGGGAGGAAACCCAGGTGTGTCCGCGCCCGCCGGTCAGCGACCGCTTCAGCCCTCGCCCGCAACGCAGTCAGGTGCTCGCCGCCCGCCTTGCCCGCTTCCGCGCCTTTTATCAACAGCAGCGCGACCTTCCGCCGCTCCCCTCCCCGGCCGACGATCCCACTGGCCGGGCCCATTAA
- a CDS encoding ROK family transcriptional regulator: protein MQTDNGSSQQRLKLIHCMALVRQLCARPGLSRADLAQEVGLTKSTISSLTRELIAQGWLMESVVVATGDLGRRPTPLFINPDRLLLLGAEVGIEGVRVVATSLTGEIRARTLCTYGASRSAKACIGVLASALLKVRGQLAPHQEVIGIGIGLPGGVDEARGVLHVAPNLGWRDLPVGAWLGDRLANSPLADVPLHLQNEADVAAIGEMEFNPSEEALDPLLYVSINQGLGAGVIVGDRLLTGSRGLAGEVGHMVLQIDGPPCSCGRRGCAEALISLRALTRPDDGEDSAAAALAALRTRLLDKDRSTTRSVTAAGRHLGVLLQNLATAYDPACIVLGGTVVELGAPFLAPALETLHDYATAAGMAPPRVRTSRFGADAVATGAAALARYRITRPQLPQAGAARGNTATDHATEESV, encoded by the coding sequence GTGCAGACTGACAACGGCAGCAGCCAGCAGCGGCTGAAGCTCATCCATTGCATGGCGCTGGTGCGCCAGCTGTGTGCGCGGCCGGGCCTGTCCCGCGCCGATCTGGCGCAAGAGGTCGGTCTCACCAAATCCACCATCAGCAGCCTCACCCGAGAACTGATCGCCCAAGGCTGGCTGATGGAAAGCGTGGTGGTGGCCACTGGCGACCTGGGGCGCCGCCCTACCCCCCTGTTCATCAATCCGGACCGCCTGCTGCTGCTGGGCGCGGAGGTCGGCATCGAGGGCGTCCGCGTGGTCGCGACCTCGCTGACCGGCGAGATCCGCGCCCGCACGCTCTGCACCTACGGCGCCAGCCGATCGGCAAAGGCCTGCATCGGTGTCCTGGCCTCGGCCTTGCTGAAAGTGCGCGGCCAACTCGCGCCCCATCAGGAGGTCATCGGCATCGGCATCGGTCTGCCTGGCGGCGTTGATGAGGCCCGAGGGGTGCTGCATGTGGCGCCCAACCTCGGCTGGCGAGATCTGCCCGTGGGCGCCTGGCTGGGCGATCGATTGGCCAACTCCCCGTTGGCCGATGTACCGCTTCACCTGCAGAACGAAGCCGATGTCGCCGCCATCGGGGAGATGGAATTCAATCCGTCCGAGGAAGCTCTTGACCCCCTGCTCTACGTGAGCATCAACCAGGGTCTGGGTGCGGGGGTGATCGTGGGGGACCGCCTGCTCACCGGCAGCCGGGGGCTGGCAGGCGAAGTGGGGCACATGGTGCTGCAGATCGACGGGCCGCCGTGCAGTTGTGGACGGCGCGGCTGCGCCGAGGCGCTGATCAGCCTGCGCGCCTTGACACGTCCTGACGATGGCGAAGACTCCGCAGCGGCGGCCCTTGCTGCCTTGCGGACTCGGCTGCTGGACAAGGACCGTTCCACCACACGCTCGGTCACCGCGGCTGGCCGCCACCTCGGTGTGCTGCTCCAGAACCTGGCAACCGCTTACGACCCCGCCTGCATCGTGCTTGGCGGCACGGTGGTGGAACTGGGCGCCCCGTTTCTGGCGCCCGCGCTGGAAACCCTCCATGACTACGCCACCGCCGCAGGCATGGCGCCCCCCCGCGTCCGCACGTCCCGTTTCGGCGCGGATGCAGTGGCGACCGGGGCCGCTGCACTGGCCCGCTACCGTATCACCCGTCCGCAGTTGCCCCAGGCCGGGGCCGCGCGCGGCAACACCGCCACCGACCACGCGACCGAGGAGTCCGTCTGA
- a CDS encoding DUF4157 domain-containing protein: MAHPDDAFGHQAADGRSAVQRAAAGLDPLQRQAEAGGEWSAQWDGSPRQAAQRRMIESAFGGAAQLEEAPAAPNLTGMPDSLKSGLESMSGMDLSDVRVHTNSSQPAQLNALAYAQGNDIHLAPGQEQHLPHEAWHVVQQRQGRVAPTMEVGGVPVNDDHSLESEADRMGDMASRGPAG, encoded by the coding sequence ATGGCTCATCCCGACGATGCCTTTGGACACCAAGCCGCCGACGGCCGTTCAGCCGTGCAGCGGGCCGCCGCCGGGCTGGATCCGCTACAGCGGCAGGCGGAGGCCGGCGGCGAATGGTCTGCGCAATGGGACGGCTCGCCGCGCCAGGCGGCGCAGCGTCGCATGATCGAAAGCGCCTTTGGCGGTGCGGCACAATTGGAAGAAGCGCCGGCAGCGCCGAATCTCACGGGGATGCCGGACTCGCTGAAGTCGGGGCTGGAATCGATGTCCGGCATGGATCTGTCGGACGTGCGGGTACACACGAATTCCAGCCAGCCAGCCCAACTGAATGCATTGGCATATGCGCAGGGCAATGACATTCATCTCGCACCTGGCCAGGAGCAACATCTGCCGCACGAGGCCTGGCATGTGGTGCAGCAACGCCAAGGGCGTGTGGCGCCCACGATGGAAGTGGGTGGGGTGCCGGTGAATGACGACCATTCACTGGAATCCGAGGCGGACCGGATGGGGGACATGGCCAGCCGTGGGCCGGCAGGGTGA